From a single Osmerus eperlanus chromosome 8, fOsmEpe2.1, whole genome shotgun sequence genomic region:
- the heca gene encoding headcase protein homolog isoform X1, translating into MPNQKSNKGKRSKRTNSSGDEQENGASAAATGGAPGLATALLGATAAPINEHTSEAPCATPLVCSLGRPIHLDKDDYQRVLCNSELCPYGNWMHLQCFYEWESSILVQFNCIGRARSWNEKQCRQNMWTKKGYDLAFRFCSCRCGQGHLKKDTDWYQVRRTQDDRKKKPEKSLGKAGAVGLAGAVGGLEPLDDPKKSRLPGGAAGGGKLAQRASSQELPHRQSLEHQSSLERGLFSSSVLGPRSPCDSLGQSPPSGFSFFSPPAAFTGPRGSRHLGEFLKTAVHMESHRKHLLASGVLGRGGMGGAHLDPGVVLPLPLPLPRLTPSGMGGEAQVQFLRRLDLTELLTHVPRHKLNTYHVRMEDDAHTGQGEELRRSYTWFILSALSASHRNMVNCALCHRTLPVFEHFPLVDGTLFLSPSRHDEIEYDVPCHLQGRLMHLYAICVDCLEGVHKIVCIKCKSRWDGSWHQLGTMYTYDILAASPCCQARLNCKHCGKPVVDVRIGMQYFSEYSNVQQCPHCGNLDYHFVKPFSSFKVLEAY; encoded by the exons ATGCCCAACCAGAAAAGCAACAAGGGGAAAAGGAGCAAACGCACCAACAGTAGTGGAGACGAACAAGAAAATGGAGCCAGTGCGGCCGCAACAGGAGGAGCGCCCGGACTAGCGACAGCATTACTAGGGGCTACAGCTGCACCGATAAACGAACACACAAGTG AGGCCCCATGTGCGACCCCCCTGGTGTGCAGTTTGGGCCGGCCCATCCACCTGGACAAGGATGACTACCAGCGCGTGCTGTGCAACAGCGAACTCTGTCCCTACGGCAACTGGATGCACCTGCAGTGCTTCTACGAGTGGGAGAGCAGCATCTTGGTCCAGTTCAACTGTATTGGCCGCGCTCGCTCCTGGAACGAGAAGCAGTGCCGACAGAACATGTGGACCAAGAAGGGCTACGACCTGGCCTTCAGGTTCTGCTCCTGCCGCTGTGGTCAGGGTCACCTGAAGAAGGACACAGATTGGTACCAGGTCAGACGCACGCAGGACGACCGCAAGAAAAAGCCAGAGAAGAGCCTGGGCAAGGCTGGGGCGGTTGGGCTGGCCggggctgtgggggggctggagccGCTGGACGACCCCAAGAAGAGTAGGCTCCCTGGgggagctgcaggaggagggaagcTGGCCCAGCGGGCCTCCAGCCAGGAACTACCACACAGGCAGTCCTTGGAACACCAGAGCTCGCTGGAGAGGGGCCTGTTCTCCAGCAGCGTTCTGGGCCCTCGGTCACCCTGCGACTCCCTGGGACAGTCCCCCCCCTCgggcttctccttcttctctccccccgctGCCTTCACTGGCCCCCGGGGGTCCCGCCACCTTGGGGAGTTCCTGAAGACAGCCGTTCACATGGAGTCCCACCGGAAGCACTTATTGGCCAGCGGAGTCCTGGGGCGGGGTGGGATGGGAGGGGCTCACCTGGACCCAGGCGTGGTCCTCCCCTTGCCACTCCCCCTGCCCCGCCTCACCCCCAgcgggatggggggggaggcaCAGGTGCAATTCCTGAGGAGGCTGGACCTGACAGAGCTGCTGACTCACGTCCCCCGCCACAAGCTCAACACCTACCATGTCCGCATGGAGGACGACGCCCACACTGGCCAAGGGGAGGAGCTACGCAGGTCATACACCTG GTTCATCCTGTCAGCCCTAAGCGCCAGCCACAGGAACATGGTGAACTGTGCCCTGTGTCACCGGACGCTGCCCGTATTCGAGCACTTCCCCCTGGTGGACGGGACGCTGTTCCTCAGCCCCTCCAGACACGACGAGATCGAGTACGACGTGCCCTGTCACCTGCAAG GGAGACTGATGCATCTCTATGCCATCTGTGTGGATTGTTTGGAGGGGGTCCATAAGATCGTTTGCATCAAGTGCAAGTCCAGGTGGGACGGGAGCTGGCACCAACTGGGCACCATGTACACCTACGATATCCTGGCGGCGTCGCCGTGCTGTCAG gCCCGACTGAACTGTAAGCACTGTGGGAAACCAGTGGTGGATGTCCGCATAGGGATGCAGTACTTCTCTGAATACAGCAACGTTCAGCAGTGCCCCCACTGCGGAAACCTGGACTACCACTTCGTCAAGCCATTCTCCTCCTTCAAAGTCCTGGAGGCCTATTGA
- the heca gene encoding headcase protein homolog isoform X2 translates to MPNQKSNKGKRSKRTNSSGDEQENGASAAATGGAPGLATALLGATAAPINEHTSEAPCATPLVCSLGRPIHLDKDDYQRVLCNSELCPYGNWMHLQCFYEWESSILVQFNCIGRARSWNEKQCRQNMWTKKGYDLAFRFCSCRCGQGHLKKDTDWYQVRRTQDDRKKKPEKSLGKAGAVGLAGAVGGLEPLDDPKKSRLPGGAAGGGKLAQRASSQELPHRQSLEHQSSLERGLFSSSVLGPRSPCDSLGQSPPSGFSFFSPPAAFTGPRGSRHLGEFLKTAVHMESHRKHLLASGVLGRGGMGGAHLDPGVVLPLPLPLPRLTPSGMGGEAQVQFLRRLDLTELLTHVPRHKLNTYHVRMEDDAHTGQGEELRRFILSALSASHRNMVNCALCHRTLPVFEHFPLVDGTLFLSPSRHDEIEYDVPCHLQGRLMHLYAICVDCLEGVHKIVCIKCKSRWDGSWHQLGTMYTYDILAASPCCQARLNCKHCGKPVVDVRIGMQYFSEYSNVQQCPHCGNLDYHFVKPFSSFKVLEAY, encoded by the exons ATGCCCAACCAGAAAAGCAACAAGGGGAAAAGGAGCAAACGCACCAACAGTAGTGGAGACGAACAAGAAAATGGAGCCAGTGCGGCCGCAACAGGAGGAGCGCCCGGACTAGCGACAGCATTACTAGGGGCTACAGCTGCACCGATAAACGAACACACAAGTG AGGCCCCATGTGCGACCCCCCTGGTGTGCAGTTTGGGCCGGCCCATCCACCTGGACAAGGATGACTACCAGCGCGTGCTGTGCAACAGCGAACTCTGTCCCTACGGCAACTGGATGCACCTGCAGTGCTTCTACGAGTGGGAGAGCAGCATCTTGGTCCAGTTCAACTGTATTGGCCGCGCTCGCTCCTGGAACGAGAAGCAGTGCCGACAGAACATGTGGACCAAGAAGGGCTACGACCTGGCCTTCAGGTTCTGCTCCTGCCGCTGTGGTCAGGGTCACCTGAAGAAGGACACAGATTGGTACCAGGTCAGACGCACGCAGGACGACCGCAAGAAAAAGCCAGAGAAGAGCCTGGGCAAGGCTGGGGCGGTTGGGCTGGCCggggctgtgggggggctggagccGCTGGACGACCCCAAGAAGAGTAGGCTCCCTGGgggagctgcaggaggagggaagcTGGCCCAGCGGGCCTCCAGCCAGGAACTACCACACAGGCAGTCCTTGGAACACCAGAGCTCGCTGGAGAGGGGCCTGTTCTCCAGCAGCGTTCTGGGCCCTCGGTCACCCTGCGACTCCCTGGGACAGTCCCCCCCCTCgggcttctccttcttctctccccccgctGCCTTCACTGGCCCCCGGGGGTCCCGCCACCTTGGGGAGTTCCTGAAGACAGCCGTTCACATGGAGTCCCACCGGAAGCACTTATTGGCCAGCGGAGTCCTGGGGCGGGGTGGGATGGGAGGGGCTCACCTGGACCCAGGCGTGGTCCTCCCCTTGCCACTCCCCCTGCCCCGCCTCACCCCCAgcgggatggggggggaggcaCAGGTGCAATTCCTGAGGAGGCTGGACCTGACAGAGCTGCTGACTCACGTCCCCCGCCACAAGCTCAACACCTACCATGTCCGCATGGAGGACGACGCCCACACTGGCCAAGGGGAGGAGCTACGCAG GTTCATCCTGTCAGCCCTAAGCGCCAGCCACAGGAACATGGTGAACTGTGCCCTGTGTCACCGGACGCTGCCCGTATTCGAGCACTTCCCCCTGGTGGACGGGACGCTGTTCCTCAGCCCCTCCAGACACGACGAGATCGAGTACGACGTGCCCTGTCACCTGCAAG GGAGACTGATGCATCTCTATGCCATCTGTGTGGATTGTTTGGAGGGGGTCCATAAGATCGTTTGCATCAAGTGCAAGTCCAGGTGGGACGGGAGCTGGCACCAACTGGGCACCATGTACACCTACGATATCCTGGCGGCGTCGCCGTGCTGTCAG gCCCGACTGAACTGTAAGCACTGTGGGAAACCAGTGGTGGATGTCCGCATAGGGATGCAGTACTTCTCTGAATACAGCAACGTTCAGCAGTGCCCCCACTGCGGAAACCTGGACTACCACTTCGTCAAGCCATTCTCCTCCTTCAAAGTCCTGGAGGCCTATTGA
- the cited2 gene encoding cbp/p300-interacting transactivator 2, protein MVECRMAMNHGRFPEAVNGLHHHQHPARRLAMGQFSHSLHHQPQPQPHGYTGIITDHMHFGAGNVSANHGIRSGSVNAGHPNGNVPPGARYSSQYVGSNAVASQGQLAASMQLQKLNTQYYSHHAHPSAHHHYMHEMHPANHQLNGTGQQFRDAGTKLGGASGLPPSTHHVPAAILPPNVIDTDFIDEEVLMSLVVEMGLDRIKELPELWLGQNEFDFMTDFVCKQQPSRVSC, encoded by the coding sequence ATGGTAGAGTGCAGGATGGCAATGAACCATGGACGATTCCCTGAGGCAGTAAACGgactccaccaccaccagcacccagCACGAAGACTGGCTATGGGACAGTTCTCCCACTCGCTGCACCAtcagccacagccacagcctCACGGTTACACCGGAATCATCACCGACCACATGCATTTTGGAGCGGGAAACGTGTCGGCAAACCACGGCATCCGATCGGGGAGTGTAAATGCTGGACATCCAAACGGCAACGTGCCACCGGGTGCGCGCTACAGCTCGCAATATGTGGGCTCAAACGCGGTGGCGTCTCAAGGACAATTGGCAGCGAGCATGCAGCTGCAGAAGCTGAACACGCAGTATTACAGCCACCACGCACACCCCTCCGCCCATCACCACTACATGCACGAGATGCATCCCGCGAACCATCAGCTAAACGGAACGGGACAACAGTTCCGAGACGCAGGCACCAAACTCGGTGGTGCGTCCGGTCTCCCTCCGTCCACGCATCATGTACCCGCAGCAATACTGCCCCCTAACGTCATAGACACGGATTTTATCGACGAGGAAGTTCTGATGTCACTGGTGGTAGAGATGGGCTTGGACCGAATCAAGGAGTTACCTGAACTGTGGCTGGGACAGAATGAGTTTGACTTTATGACGGACTTTGTGTGTAAGCAGCAGCCTAGCAGAGTGAGCTGCTGA
- the txlnba gene encoding LOW QUALITY PROTEIN: beta-taxilin (The sequence of the model RefSeq protein was modified relative to this genomic sequence to represent the inferred CDS: inserted 1 base in 1 codon), whose amino-acid sequence MEAKVQAVQPGPTETLALVVSPKTQVQPDPQNPSSDPMEEFSRQLEDIINTYGSADSLMDKQIVMVESEEDKMEEDLDNVTKETGANKDPKAEKKLLKGLGKEASLLMQSLNKLRKPEEKLEAVLKQYAELVEEHRAEQRQQRVLQQKNTHMLKEREHLQSEHSRAILARSKLEGLCRELQRHNKTLKEETLQRCRDDEEKRREITTHFQSTLTDIQAQIEQHSGRNTKLCQENANLADKLKSILNQYEQREESLEKIFKHRDLQQKLSDAKLEQAKAQLQEAEEKHRREKEYLLREAIDKTKKCYTMKEQELQMKKKLVLYSQKFDEFQTTLSKSNDVYASFKQEMEKCLRIDKLEKLCRALQDERQCLYTKIKDIRHTSAEEATPTQTDPEVPGAPQVLIPDLELPEDDVLTEXMSRLSAEQARLQAFAASLLAPSTAGEDDDDSDSEEEGELVTEPAQTGAHVPVPALPHPVSEPKQEPVEEEEVHKCSEPAPAPEVQVVPSESSISAPVQADKVQESPEPQVVPDVQVVPAESSVPASVQTEEVPLSPESVPEPEPAQVAVTLSSAPLPEKEDARKGNEPIHSPAEPVEQASVAAKVPVEEVKEIQKPNPAPEPEPVPGAATSKSDTAKPAPSRAQPTRGGPSKTPKKKNSKKAS is encoded by the exons ATGGAGGCCAAGGTACAGGCAGTCCAGCCCGGTCCAACAGAGACCCTGGCCCTGGTGGTTTCCCCCAAGACCCAGGTCCAGCCAGATCCTCAGAACCCTTCCTCAGACCCCATGGAGGAGTTCAGTAGGCAGCTTGAGGACATCATCAACACCTACGGTTCTGCTGACAGCCTGATGGACAAACAG ATTGTCATGGTGGAGTCCGAGGAAGacaagatggaggaggaccttgACAATGTCACCAAGGAGACAGGCGCCAACAAGGATCCGAAGGCCGAGAAGAAGTTGTTGAAGGGACTGG ggaaGGAGGCCTCGCTTCTCATGCAGAGCCTCAACAAGCTCCGGAAGCCGGAGGAGAAACTGGAGGCTGTTCTCAAGCAGTACGCTGAGCTG gtggaaGAGCATCGGGCAGAGCAGAGGCAGCAACGCGTGCTCCAGCAGAAGAACACCCACATGCTGAAGGAAAGAGAACATCTCCAATCCGAGCACAGCCGAGCCATCCTGGCCCGCAGCAAACTGGAGGGGCTCTGCCGAGAGCTCCAGAGACACAACAAGACTCTGAAG gagGAGACTCTGCAGCGCTGTCGGGACGACGAGGAGAAAAGAAGGGAGATCACCACTCACTTCCAGAGCACGCTCACCGACATCCAGGCCCAGATCGAGCAGCACAGCGGCCGCAACACCAAGCTCTGCCAGGAGAACGCCAACCTGGCCGACAAGCTCAAGAGCATCCTCAACCAGtacgagcagagagaggag agtCTGGAAAAGATCTTCAAGCACCGTGACCTGCAGCAGAAGCTGTCTGATGCCAAGTTGGAGCAGGCCAAGGCTCAGCtgcaggaggcagaggagaaacacaggagggagaaggaataC TTGCTTAGGGAGGCAATTGACAAAACAAAGAAATGCTACACAATGAAGGAGCAGGAGTTGCAGATGAAGAAAAAG cTGGTGCTGTATTCCCAGAAGTTTGATGAGTTCCAGACCACACTGTCCAAGAGCAACGATGTGTATGCCAGCTTcaagcaggagatggagaag TGTCTGAGGATCGACAAATTGGAGAAGCTGTGCCGTGCGTTGCAGGATGAGAGACAGTGCCTGTACACGAAGATCAAAGACATACGCCACACCTCCGCTGAGGAAGCTACACCCACCCAG ACTGACCCAGAGGTCCCTGGGGCGCCACAAGTGCTGATCCCAGACCTGGAGCTACCAGAGGATGATGTACTGACAG AGATGTCCAGGCTGTCCGCAGAGCAGGCCAGGCTGCAGGCCTTCGCTGCCTCGCTGTTGGCGCCCTCTACTGCAGGGGAGGATGATGACGACTCAGACagcgaggaagagggggagttgGTCACAGAACCTGCCCAGACCGGGGCCCATGTCCCGGTTCCAGCCCTGCCCCATCCGGTCTCTGAGCCCAAACAAGAACCAGTTGAGGAAGAAGAGGTCCATAAGTGTTCAGaaccagctccagccccagaaGTCCAGGTCGTTCCTTCTGAATCCTCCATATCAGCACCCGTTCAAGCTGACAAGGTCCAGGAGTCTCCAGAACCACAAGTGGTCCCAGATGTACAAGTCGTTCCTGCTGAATCCTCCGTACCAGCATCAGTTCAGACAGAGGAGGTACCACTGTCTCCAGAATCAGTGCCAGAACCAGAACCTGCACAGGTAGCTGTCACACTATCCTCAGCACCGCTTCCAGAGAAGGAAGATGCCAGGAAGGGAAATGAACCCATCCACTCTCCAGCAGAACCAGTTGAGCAGGCCTCGGTAGCAGCTAAGGTACCAGTAGAAGAGGTGAAGGAGATCCAGAAACCGAATCCagcaccagaaccagaaccagtacCTGGAGCAGCTACCTCAAAAAGCGACACAGCCAAGCCCGCCCCCTCCAGGGCACAGCCAACCAGAGGAGGCCCCTCTAAGACACCAAAGAAGAAGAACTCTAAGAAGGCTAGCTGA